The following are encoded together in the Streptomyces sp. NBC_01465 genome:
- a CDS encoding ferredoxin, which produces MNAPLPDVPEVRVVGLPHLTSGFDLVERLDLSLHLKVHGPLKPLSGEHLAQLADDIVLRGRGGAGFPFGEKMRAVAKSAIRRGVRPVIVVNASEGEPACRKDTVLLNRAPHLVLDGALLAAEALGARTLVVGLTRNSTEASMRKAFAERGLADRRGRSLRARIVRTPERMVSGEASALIRAIDGGPALPPGRRTRAAESGVGGAPTLLSNAETFAQLAVAARMGPRRYGHTGLPTEPGTVLLTVSGAVARPMVVEVPTGVPLRYVLQLAGAPPLPQGVLTGGYHGSWLDAVAAHDATVSRASLAALGGALGAGAILPIGPETCPLGEALRIANWLAAETAGQCGPCKLGLPAAAGGLSDVLNGGGPAALEALREVTQAVKGRGACKHPDGSARFLASTVSAFTDDLAAHVLGGGCGRETLGVLPLPGPEGYAEKSLPSGEKLTVDWTLCQGHGLCADLVPELIRLGPDGYPALADASVPVHLRGRAQRAVRRCPELALRIEQPPAERTDRPALPAADRKALGSGRS; this is translated from the coding sequence ATGAACGCCCCCCTCCCCGACGTCCCCGAGGTCCGCGTCGTAGGCCTCCCGCACCTGACCTCCGGCTTCGACCTCGTCGAGCGGCTCGACCTCTCCCTGCACCTCAAGGTGCACGGCCCGCTGAAGCCCCTGTCCGGCGAGCACTTGGCGCAGCTCGCCGACGACATCGTGCTCCGCGGCCGGGGCGGGGCCGGCTTCCCTTTCGGCGAGAAGATGCGGGCGGTCGCCAAGTCCGCGATCCGCCGCGGCGTCCGGCCCGTGATCGTCGTCAACGCCAGCGAGGGCGAACCGGCCTGCCGCAAGGACACCGTGCTGCTCAACCGCGCCCCCCACCTCGTCCTGGACGGCGCCCTCCTCGCCGCCGAGGCCCTCGGCGCCCGCACGCTGGTCGTCGGCCTCACCCGTAACTCCACCGAGGCCTCGATGCGCAAGGCGTTCGCGGAGCGCGGCCTGGCCGACCGCCGCGGCCGCTCGCTGCGCGCCCGGATCGTCCGCACCCCCGAGCGCATGGTCTCCGGCGAGGCGTCCGCCCTGATCCGCGCCATCGACGGCGGCCCCGCCCTGCCGCCGGGACGCCGGACGCGCGCCGCCGAGTCCGGGGTGGGCGGCGCCCCGACGCTGCTCTCGAACGCCGAGACCTTCGCCCAACTCGCCGTCGCCGCACGCATGGGACCCCGGCGCTACGGCCACACCGGCCTCCCCACCGAGCCCGGCACCGTCCTGCTGACCGTCTCCGGTGCGGTCGCCCGCCCGATGGTCGTCGAGGTCCCCACCGGAGTCCCGCTGCGGTACGTCCTCCAGCTGGCCGGCGCCCCACCGCTCCCCCAGGGCGTGCTGACCGGCGGCTACCACGGCAGCTGGCTGGACGCTGTCGCCGCGCATGACGCGACCGTCTCCCGGGCGTCCCTGGCCGCGCTCGGCGGGGCACTGGGCGCAGGCGCGATCCTCCCGATCGGCCCCGAGACCTGCCCGCTCGGCGAGGCGCTGCGGATCGCCAACTGGCTGGCGGCCGAGACCGCGGGCCAGTGCGGCCCCTGCAAACTGGGCCTGCCGGCAGCCGCGGGCGGCCTCTCCGACGTACTGAACGGCGGCGGCCCCGCAGCCCTGGAGGCGCTGCGCGAAGTCACCCAGGCGGTGAAGGGCAGGGGCGCCTGCAAGCACCCCGACGGCTCGGCCCGCTTCCTCGCCTCGACCGTCTCCGCCTTCACCGACGACCTCGCCGCGCATGTGCTCGGTGGCGGCTGCGGCCGCGAGACGCTCGGCGTGCTGCCGCTTCCGGGCCCCGAGGGTTACGCGGAGAAGTCCCTGCCCAGCGGCGAGAAACTGACCGTCGACTGGACGCTCTGCCAGGGCCACGGCCTCTGCGCCGACCTCGTCCCCGAGCTGATCCGGCTCGGCCCCGACGGCTATCCGGCGCTCGCCGACGCCTCCGTACCCGTCCATCTGAGGGGGCGTGCACAGCGCGCCGTGCGCCGGTGCCCGGAGCTCGCGCTACGGATCGAACAACCCCCCGCCGAGCGCACGGACCGCCCCGCGCTCCCCGCCGCGGACCGCAAGGCCCTGGGCAGCGGCCGCAGTTGA
- a CDS encoding glycosyltransferase 87 family protein has protein sequence MTVIALPVTRLRSLPAAATVCLLSFTVFWLAQRAAHVSMIDLMVYRAEGATVRAGQDLYAMRTTAARLPTTYPPFAALLFTPLTLLGVGEMRALATLANLALLVALVHLSLRLAGRESLESALWISALAVWCEPVWTTLRYGQINLLLAVAVLFDLTRRDGHRWAGAALGLAAAIKLTPAFFVLCLLLAGVVRRPCRRPAALAVAVFAGATFAAAAVLPYDSRRFWTDAVFTASRVGHAEDTANQSLRGVLARLLHTGDPGLWWAAAAVLTAAAGLAVAVRAELRGERAQAVVACAATALLVSPVSWSHHWVWCVPALILLGTYTRAGAAAGWLLFSSFALWWVPHGPARPELAQNFGLMTLSALYPTAAAAVLVTLWRRSRTA, from the coding sequence GTGACCGTGATCGCACTCCCCGTAACACGCCTGCGCTCCCTCCCCGCCGCTGCCACCGTCTGCCTGCTCTCCTTCACGGTCTTCTGGCTGGCGCAGCGCGCCGCCCACGTCTCGATGATCGACCTGATGGTCTACCGGGCCGAGGGCGCGACGGTCCGCGCCGGCCAGGACCTCTACGCGATGCGCACGACCGCGGCCCGCCTCCCCACGACGTATCCGCCGTTCGCAGCCCTGCTGTTCACCCCGCTCACCTTGCTCGGCGTCGGCGAGATGCGCGCACTCGCGACGCTCGCGAACCTCGCCCTGCTCGTGGCGCTGGTCCATCTCTCGCTGCGTCTGGCCGGGCGCGAATCCCTGGAGTCCGCGCTCTGGATCTCGGCGCTCGCCGTGTGGTGCGAACCCGTCTGGACGACCCTGCGCTACGGACAGATCAATCTCCTCCTCGCGGTCGCCGTCCTCTTCGACCTCACCCGCAGGGACGGCCACCGCTGGGCAGGCGCGGCGCTCGGTCTTGCGGCCGCCATCAAGCTCACCCCGGCGTTCTTCGTGCTCTGTCTGCTGCTCGCGGGGGTCGTACGGCGCCCCTGCCGGCGCCCGGCGGCGCTGGCCGTTGCGGTCTTCGCCGGCGCGACCTTCGCGGCCGCGGCCGTCCTTCCGTACGACTCGCGCCGCTTCTGGACGGACGCCGTCTTCACCGCGAGCCGGGTGGGTCATGCGGAGGACACCGCCAACCAGTCGCTTCGCGGGGTCCTGGCGCGCCTTCTGCACACCGGCGATCCGGGGCTGTGGTGGGCGGCCGCAGCCGTTCTGACCGCCGCGGCCGGGCTCGCGGTGGCGGTACGGGCGGAGCTGCGCGGGGAGCGCGCCCAGGCGGTCGTGGCCTGCGCGGCCACCGCTCTGCTCGTCTCGCCGGTCTCCTGGTCGCACCACTGGGTCTGGTGCGTACCGGCGCTGATCCTGCTCGGTACGTACACCCGGGCCGGCGCGGCCGCGGGCTGGCTGCTCTTCTCCAGCTTCGCCCTGTGGTGGGTGCCGCACGGTCCGGCGCGGCCCGAACTCGCCCAGAACTTTGGCCTGATGACGCTGTCGGCGCTCTATCCGACGGCGGCGGCAGCCGTCCTGGTCACGCTGTGGCGAAGGAGTAGAACCGCTTGA
- a CDS encoding MFS transporter, translating into MTTTTPTTPVLSKDPGTDKRPGWLLAVVLAAQFMALLDVFIVNVAAPTIRTELHASGAGLQLIVAGYSIAYAVLLITGARLGDLLGHRRMYLGGLALFTLASLACGLAQGTGELIAFRFVQGSGTALMIPQVLSLIQRNFTGPARMRALGFYSAVLAVGAAAGQVVGGVLVSADLFGASWRPVFLVNVPIGAALLVLGARVLPKDSRQEPERARSLDLPGLVLLAASVCLLTVPLVLGQELDWPLWSWFSLGASVVVFAAFFAHESALARRGGAPLIAPRVLRIPGMGRSVARILLVMAVNSGFLFALTLHIQGGLGYSALRAGLTFAPTAVVFGAVGLTWRRWPAALLKSLVPAGFVLTSVSALAVGWVLKDGSDGGAWIFVAYAGIGAGLSAAFSPTFAGALSTVRPEDAADASGLLATVTQLGQLIGVAAFGTLFLNRVDVPGAHASADALWVCTIALAIAAIAGGVAGLVRRRH; encoded by the coding sequence ATGACGACAACGACCCCGACAACTCCTGTACTCAGTAAAGACCCTGGCACTGACAAACGGCCCGGATGGCTTCTCGCCGTCGTCCTCGCGGCCCAGTTCATGGCGCTCCTCGACGTCTTCATCGTCAATGTCGCCGCCCCCACCATCCGTACCGAACTGCACGCCTCCGGCGCCGGGTTGCAGCTGATCGTCGCCGGATACTCCATCGCCTACGCCGTGTTGCTGATCACCGGCGCCAGACTCGGTGACCTGCTGGGCCACCGCAGGATGTACCTCGGCGGACTCGCGCTCTTCACCCTCGCCTCGCTCGCCTGCGGACTGGCCCAGGGGACGGGCGAGTTGATCGCCTTCCGGTTCGTCCAGGGCTCGGGCACGGCCCTGATGATCCCGCAGGTGCTCTCGCTCATCCAGCGCAACTTCACCGGACCGGCCCGGATGCGCGCCCTCGGTTTCTACTCCGCGGTGCTCGCCGTCGGTGCCGCCGCGGGCCAGGTGGTCGGCGGGGTGCTCGTCAGCGCCGACCTCTTCGGGGCGAGCTGGCGCCCGGTCTTCCTGGTGAACGTTCCCATCGGTGCGGCGCTTCTCGTCCTCGGGGCCCGCGTCCTGCCCAAGGACAGCCGTCAGGAGCCGGAGCGTGCCCGCAGCCTCGACCTGCCGGGGCTGGTCCTGCTCGCCGCCTCGGTCTGCCTGCTGACCGTGCCGCTGGTGCTGGGCCAGGAGCTCGACTGGCCGCTCTGGTCCTGGTTCTCGCTCGGCGCCAGCGTGGTCGTCTTCGCCGCGTTCTTCGCCCACGAATCCGCCCTCGCCCGCCGCGGCGGCGCACCGCTGATCGCGCCGAGGGTGCTCAGGATTCCCGGCATGGGCCGGTCGGTGGCACGCATCCTGCTGGTCATGGCGGTGAACTCCGGCTTCCTCTTCGCGCTCACCCTGCACATCCAGGGCGGGCTCGGCTACAGCGCGCTGCGTGCCGGACTGACCTTCGCGCCGACCGCGGTGGTCTTCGGCGCGGTCGGGCTGACCTGGCGGCGCTGGCCTGCCGCCCTGCTCAAGTCGCTGGTGCCGGCCGGGTTCGTCCTGACGTCCGTCTCCGCCCTGGCCGTGGGCTGGGTGCTCAAGGACGGGAGCGACGGAGGCGCCTGGATCTTCGTGGCGTACGCGGGCATCGGTGCGGGACTCTCCGCCGCCTTCAGCCCCACCTTCGCGGGCGCGCTCTCGACCGTACGGCCGGAGGACGCGGCGGACGCCAGCGGACTGCTCGCGACCGTCACCCAGCTCGGACAGCTGATCGGTGTCGCGGCCTTCGGCACGCTCTTCCTCAACCGGGTCGATGTGCCGGGGGCGCACGCGTCGGCCGATGCGCTCTGGGTATGCACCATTGCGCTGGCAATCGCCGCGATCGCCGGAGGTGTGGCCGGACTGGTACGCCGACGCCACTGA
- a CDS encoding helix-turn-helix transcriptional regulator yields the protein MAVSKDRRRSELAAFLRSRRARVTPADVGMPGGLRRRTPGLRREEVAQLSGVGVTWYTWLEQGRPINASDQVLDAVARTLRLDDAERKHLYQLAGVAFCPDLSPDALAVGPDIQGIIDALDPHPAVVYNARYDILATNPAYRDLFDVPQMRDAAVQNVLWTLFTIPDAHCPVLFREKELPVMVATLRASYGPHAGEPAWETFIARLSAASPYFAELWQNGDVVPPGPRIKTFRHDAVGEIRMTSVSLSINGMPECRIVAYTPNDEESSLRTKTLRDNREKLWA from the coding sequence ATGGCCGTATCGAAGGACCGCAGGCGGTCGGAGCTGGCCGCGTTCCTGCGCAGCCGCCGGGCCAGGGTGACACCTGCCGATGTCGGCATGCCCGGCGGACTGCGCCGGCGCACCCCCGGACTGCGCCGCGAGGAAGTCGCCCAGCTCTCCGGTGTCGGAGTGACCTGGTACACCTGGCTCGAACAGGGCCGCCCGATCAACGCCTCGGACCAGGTCCTCGACGCCGTGGCGCGTACGCTCCGCCTCGACGACGCCGAGCGCAAGCATCTGTACCAGTTGGCCGGGGTCGCCTTCTGCCCCGACCTGTCGCCGGACGCCCTGGCCGTCGGCCCGGACATCCAGGGCATCATCGACGCCCTCGACCCGCACCCCGCCGTGGTCTACAACGCGCGGTACGACATCCTCGCCACCAACCCCGCCTACCGCGATCTCTTCGACGTCCCGCAGATGCGCGACGCGGCCGTCCAGAACGTGCTGTGGACGCTCTTCACCATCCCGGACGCCCACTGCCCGGTCCTCTTCCGGGAGAAGGAACTGCCGGTGATGGTCGCGACGCTGCGCGCCTCGTACGGCCCCCATGCGGGAGAGCCCGCCTGGGAGACCTTCATCGCCCGCCTCTCGGCCGCCAGCCCGTACTTCGCGGAGCTCTGGCAGAACGGCGACGTGGTTCCGCCTGGCCCGCGAATAAAGACCTTCCGCCACGACGCCGTGGGCGAGATCAGGATGACCTCGGTGTCGCTCTCGATCAACGGGATGCCGGAGTGCCGGATCGTCGCGTACACCCCGAACGACGAGGAGAGCAGCCTGCGTACGAAAACGCTGCGCGACAACAGGGAGAAACTCTGGGCGTAA
- a CDS encoding histidine phosphatase family protein produces MNGDDTQQRSRGRRIVLWRHGQTAWNLERRFQGSTDIELTETGVAQAHRAARLLASLKPDAIVASDLKRAAATAGELAAVTGLEIAHDSALRETYAGDWQGLTHEEIVARFGDQYTAWKRGEPVRRGGGELETEVADRAAPVVLGHADKLPDGGTLVVVSHGGTIRTTIGRLLGLESHHWEGLGGLSNCCWSVLGEGARGWRLLEHNAGTLPEPVLGDDD; encoded by the coding sequence CTGAACGGGGACGACACCCAGCAGCGCAGCCGGGGCCGCCGCATCGTCCTGTGGCGGCACGGCCAGACCGCGTGGAACCTGGAGCGACGCTTCCAGGGCAGCACGGACATCGAGCTGACCGAGACCGGTGTCGCCCAGGCGCACCGGGCGGCCAGGCTGCTCGCCTCGCTGAAGCCGGACGCGATCGTCGCCTCCGACCTCAAGCGGGCCGCCGCCACGGCCGGTGAGCTCGCGGCCGTCACGGGTCTGGAGATCGCCCACGACTCCGCCCTGCGCGAGACGTACGCGGGCGACTGGCAGGGGCTGACCCACGAGGAGATCGTGGCGCGCTTCGGCGACCAGTACACCGCGTGGAAGCGCGGTGAGCCGGTCCGCAGGGGCGGCGGCGAGCTGGAGACCGAGGTCGCCGACCGGGCCGCTCCGGTCGTGCTCGGCCATGCCGACAAGCTCCCCGACGGGGGCACGCTCGTGGTGGTCAGCCACGGCGGCACGATCCGCACCACCATCGGCCGGCTGCTCGGTCTGGAGTCCCACCACTGGGAGGGCCTGGGCGGGCTCTCCAACTGCTGCTGGTCGGTTCTGGGCGAGGGCGCACGGGGCTGGCGGCTGCTCGAGCACAACGCCGGAACCCTTCCGGAACCGGTGCTCGGGGACGACGACTGA
- the rsfS gene encoding ribosome silencing factor, giving the protein MTATDRSIELINAAAQAAADRLAHDITAYDVSDVLSITDAFLLASAPNDRQVKSIVDEIEERLNKELGAKPVRREGDRDARWILLDYVDIVVHVQHSEERVYYALERLWKDCPELPLPEDAVATRGKGEEHAKLNGQAPGSGLDTDGELI; this is encoded by the coding sequence GTGACCGCCACGGACCGCTCCATCGAGCTCATCAACGCCGCCGCTCAGGCGGCCGCCGACCGGCTCGCGCACGACATCACCGCGTACGACGTCAGCGATGTGCTGTCGATCACCGACGCCTTCCTGCTCGCCTCCGCGCCCAACGACCGCCAGGTCAAGTCGATCGTCGACGAGATCGAGGAGCGCCTCAACAAGGAGCTCGGCGCCAAGCCGGTGCGCCGCGAGGGCGACCGCGACGCCCGCTGGATCCTCCTGGACTACGTCGACATCGTCGTCCACGTCCAGCACAGCGAGGAGCGTGTCTACTACGCCCTCGAGCGCCTCTGGAAGGACTGCCCCGAGCTGCCCCTCCCCGAGGACGCCGTGGCGACCCGCGGCAAGGGCGAGGAGCACGCCAAGCTCAACGGGCAGGCCCCCGGCAGCGGCCTCGACACGGACGGTGAGCTGATCTGA
- a CDS encoding LCP family protein, whose amino-acid sequence MNDRQNPYVQYDQYGQPMQLVGYDEYGQPVYQSYDPYGQQQPQQPPAPPQQQPQQGYGYDPYAQPQQPQQQQPRSPQQPYQQPGYDAYGQDYGTGQQPAVDTTQQWAAPPQQQPQQQPQRPQQAPPAPQPTVPEQRRPAPGSREYETGQFDFIEEPDEDSEDVIDWLAFTESRSERREEAKRRGRNRVTSLIVVMALLVVGGVGYLWYADKIPGLSGGSKDDKGTTASGAQKRDLIVVDLHDLKSGFTSSLLLVDNVTTQQGSAVLLPNSLMVANDDGTSTTLGKSVDDDGSDGTRESLGTLFGAKIGGTWRLDTPYLENLVEVVGSIEVDTDTDVPGAKKGDQPVVKKGKAQSLSGTMAVAYATYRAPGEAQVAQLQRFGQVMQAVLKKFTSVPSGATVVIKNLNQVLDPSLTDAELGASLAKLAEHAKKGAYKTALLPVQADGTLTEAASSSVVKDILGGAVKAPEKSSTTRVGIKDATGKTGAKESARITVVNGGYAFVDGGKASSVASSQVTYGDAADKAKAEEVAKTLGLSTGAVKKGTVATTADVMVVLGQDYKINTS is encoded by the coding sequence TTGAACGACCGACAGAACCCGTATGTCCAGTACGACCAGTACGGGCAGCCGATGCAGCTCGTCGGGTACGACGAGTACGGGCAGCCGGTGTACCAGAGCTACGACCCGTACGGGCAGCAGCAGCCGCAGCAGCCCCCGGCCCCGCCGCAGCAACAGCCGCAGCAGGGGTACGGCTACGACCCGTACGCCCAGCCGCAGCAGCCGCAACAGCAGCAGCCCCGGTCGCCCCAACAGCCGTACCAGCAGCCGGGGTACGACGCCTACGGCCAGGACTACGGCACCGGCCAGCAGCCCGCGGTCGACACCACCCAGCAGTGGGCCGCGCCCCCGCAGCAGCAACCGCAGCAGCAGCCGCAGCGGCCCCAACAGGCCCCGCCCGCCCCGCAGCCGACCGTGCCCGAGCAGCGGCGGCCCGCCCCCGGCAGCCGCGAGTACGAGACCGGCCAGTTCGACTTCATAGAAGAGCCCGACGAGGACTCCGAGGACGTCATCGACTGGCTCGCGTTCACCGAGAGCCGCTCCGAGCGGCGCGAGGAGGCCAAGCGCCGCGGCCGCAACCGCGTCACCTCGCTGATCGTGGTGATGGCGCTGCTGGTCGTCGGCGGCGTCGGCTATCTCTGGTACGCGGACAAGATCCCCGGCCTGTCGGGCGGATCCAAGGACGACAAGGGCACGACCGCCTCGGGCGCGCAGAAGCGTGATCTGATCGTGGTGGACCTGCACGACCTCAAGAGCGGCTTCACCTCCTCGCTGCTGCTCGTCGACAACGTCACCACCCAGCAGGGCAGCGCCGTCCTGCTCCCCAACTCGCTCATGGTGGCGAACGACGACGGCACCTCCACGACGCTCGGCAAGTCGGTCGACGACGACGGTTCCGACGGCACCAGGGAGTCGCTCGGCACGCTCTTCGGAGCGAAGATCGGCGGCACCTGGCGGCTGGACACCCCGTATCTGGAGAACCTCGTCGAGGTGGTCGGCTCCATCGAGGTCGACACCGACACCGACGTGCCCGGCGCCAAGAAGGGCGACCAGCCCGTGGTGAAGAAGGGCAAGGCCCAGTCGCTGAGCGGCACCATGGCCGTCGCGTACGCCACCTACCGGGCGCCCGGCGAGGCCCAGGTGGCGCAGTTGCAGCGCTTCGGGCAGGTCATGCAGGCCGTGCTGAAGAAGTTCACCTCCGTCCCCTCGGGCGCGACGGTCGTGATCAAGAACCTGAACCAGGTCCTCGACCCGTCCCTCACGGACGCGGAGCTGGGAGCCTCGCTGGCCAAGCTCGCCGAGCACGCGAAGAAGGGCGCGTACAAGACGGCGCTGCTGCCGGTGCAGGCCGACGGCACGCTCACCGAGGCCGCCAGCAGCAGTGTGGTCAAGGACATCCTGGGCGGTGCGGTGAAGGCTCCGGAGAAGAGTTCGACGACCCGCGTGGGCATCAAGGACGCCACCGGGAAGACGGGCGCCAAGGAGTCCGCGAGGATCACGGTCGTCAACGGCGGCTATGCCTTCGTGGACGGAGGCAAGGCGAGCTCGGTGGCATCCTCGCAGGTCACCTATGGTGACGCGGCCGACAAGGCGAAGGCGGAAGAGGTCGCCAAGACGCTGGGTCTGTCCACCGGCGCGGTCAAGAAGGGCACGGTCGCCACGACCGCCGACGTCATGGTGGTGCTCGGCCAGGATTACAAGATCAATACTTCCTGA
- the nadD gene encoding nicotinate-nucleotide adenylyltransferase, giving the protein MGEQKRRLGVMGGTFDPIHHGHLVAASEVASQFHLDEVVFVPTGQPWQKSHKAVSPAEDRYLMTVIATASNPQFSVSRIDIDRGGPTYTHDTLRDLRDANTDADLFFITGADALSQILTWRDAEQLFALAHFIGVTRPGHVLTDDGLPEGGVSLVEVPALAISSTDCRARVAQGDPVWYLVPDGVVRYIDKRQLYRGE; this is encoded by the coding sequence ATGGGAGAGCAGAAGAGGCGTCTCGGCGTGATGGGCGGGACTTTCGACCCGATCCACCACGGGCACCTGGTGGCCGCCAGCGAGGTGGCTTCGCAGTTCCACCTCGACGAGGTGGTGTTCGTACCGACGGGACAGCCGTGGCAGAAGAGCCACAAGGCGGTGTCCCCGGCCGAGGACCGCTATCTGATGACGGTCATCGCGACGGCGTCGAACCCGCAGTTCTCGGTCAGCCGCATCGACATCGACCGCGGCGGGCCGACGTACACCCACGACACCCTGCGGGATCTGCGCGACGCCAACACCGACGCGGACCTGTTCTTCATCACCGGTGCCGACGCGCTCTCCCAGATCCTGACCTGGCGGGACGCGGAACAGCTCTTCGCGCTCGCCCACTTCATCGGCGTGACCAGGCCCGGTCACGTCCTGACCGACGACGGACTGCCGGAGGGCGGTGTCTCCCTGGTGGAGGTGCCGGCACTGGCGATCTCGTCGACGGACTGCAGGGCGAGGGTCGCCCAGGGCGATCCGGTCTGGTACCTGGTTCCGGACGGTGTGGTGCGCTACATCGACAAGCGCCAGCTGTACCGCGGCGAATGA
- a CDS encoding M48 family metallopeptidase has translation MTDDTNGTGDSSDNVPSRQRKRFPGISSRAYEHPADRSALVALRKLTGFDTVFKALSGLLPERSLRLLFLSDSVRVSDAQFAHLNHMLRDACYILDLEKVPPMYVTQNPQPNAMCIGLDEPIIVVTTGLVELLDEEEMRAVVGHEVGHALSGHSVYRTILLFLTNLALKVAWIPLGNVAIMAIVTALREWFRKSELSADRAGLLVGQDLKASMRGLMKIAGGNHLHEMNVDAFLEQAEEYEAGGDLRDSVLKILNVLPRTHPFTTVRAAELKKWAESRDFQRIMDGHYPRRDADKDTSVSDSFRQSASSYANDVRNSKDPLMKLVGDIAGGTADIGGKLRGKFTGGGSSGSAGSAKDQARSDDDTTNDEEPGSAGS, from the coding sequence ATGACCGACGACACCAATGGCACCGGCGACAGCAGCGACAACGTACCGAGCAGGCAGCGCAAACGCTTCCCTGGCATCTCCTCGCGCGCCTACGAGCACCCCGCGGACCGCTCGGCCCTCGTGGCGCTGCGCAAGCTCACCGGCTTCGACACGGTCTTCAAGGCGCTCAGTGGCCTGCTGCCCGAGCGGAGCCTGCGGCTGCTCTTCCTCTCCGACTCGGTGCGGGTGAGCGACGCCCAGTTCGCGCACCTCAACCACATGCTGCGGGACGCCTGTTACATCCTGGACCTGGAGAAGGTCCCGCCGATGTACGTCACGCAGAACCCGCAGCCCAACGCCATGTGCATCGGTCTGGACGAGCCGATCATCGTGGTCACGACGGGCCTGGTCGAGCTGCTCGACGAGGAGGAGATGCGCGCGGTCGTCGGCCACGAGGTCGGCCACGCCCTCTCCGGGCACTCGGTGTACCGCACGATCCTGCTGTTCCTCACCAACCTCGCGCTCAAGGTCGCGTGGATCCCCCTCGGCAATGTCGCGATCATGGCGATCGTGACGGCACTGCGCGAGTGGTTCCGCAAGTCCGAACTCTCCGCGGACCGCGCCGGGCTGCTGGTCGGCCAGGACCTCAAGGCGTCGATGCGCGGGCTGATGAAGATCGCCGGCGGCAACCATCTGCACGAGATGAACGTGGACGCGTTCCTGGAGCAGGCCGAGGAGTACGAGGCGGGCGGCGATCTGCGCGACTCCGTGCTGAAGATCCTCAACGTCCTGCCGCGCACCCACCCCTTCACCACCGTGCGCGCCGCCGAGCTGAAGAAGTGGGCGGAGAGCCGCGACTTCCAGCGGATCATGGACGGGCACTACCCGCGGCGCGACGCGGACAAGGACACCTCGGTCTCGGACTCCTTCCGCCAGTCGGCGTCCAGTTACGCCAATGACGTACGCAACTCCAAGGACCCGCTGATGAAGCTGGTCGGCGACATAGCGGGCGGTACGGCGGACATCGGCGGCAAGCTGCGCGGCAAGTTCACCGGCGGCGGGTCGTCGGGCTCGGCGGGCTCCGCGAAGGACCAGGCCAGGAGCGACGACGACACTACGAATGACGAGGAGCCGGGCTCGGCTGGGAGCTAG
- a CDS encoding SCO2583 family membrane protein has translation MTGRGEPPEGTPEGLPSGGEDEYRSVVFDESFVRAARLQEFSAQERMGQHARAVRSRSAFSLRSGPKQAALLVVLLLIAFGTAIYMGVRHPYQAPETAKAEPARMTVIPLAPQQTVQGGSAADLFARSPAAQFRIGAEGVNLPAVRRTDHFADSQVTTALTTAKDYIVESSLDPDVLIGGVVRPVRMLLDPDQFDQFDQSFASPSDDGRHAATGWLVRFDPSKVTLADKVRVQGTLSYTDVGAGELEVVADHTFTYALQPAGAGTGSATGVSLFTVRRELHFRFDQEDLRQHRAELQIAYVQAGPQACSADAAAVLRPLLAGQQATAQGPAGTDPYATGQATASLCGTLSPSSQPSPAPRHS, from the coding sequence ATGACGGGGCGTGGAGAGCCACCCGAGGGGACACCTGAAGGCCTCCCGAGCGGTGGCGAGGACGAGTACCGGTCCGTGGTCTTCGACGAATCGTTCGTCCGCGCTGCCCGGCTGCAGGAGTTCTCCGCGCAGGAGCGGATGGGCCAGCACGCGCGGGCCGTGCGCAGCCGCTCCGCGTTCTCGCTGCGCAGCGGACCGAAGCAGGCGGCTCTGCTCGTGGTGCTGCTGCTGATCGCCTTCGGTACGGCGATCTACATGGGTGTACGCCACCCCTACCAGGCGCCGGAGACCGCGAAGGCCGAGCCCGCCCGGATGACGGTGATACCCCTGGCACCCCAGCAGACGGTGCAGGGCGGCAGCGCCGCCGACCTCTTCGCGCGCAGCCCCGCCGCCCAGTTCAGGATCGGCGCCGAGGGCGTCAATCTGCCCGCGGTGCGGCGGACCGACCACTTCGCGGACAGCCAGGTGACGACGGCGCTGACCACCGCCAAGGACTACATCGTGGAGTCCTCGCTCGACCCCGACGTGCTCATCGGCGGCGTGGTGCGTCCGGTGCGGATGCTGCTCGACCCGGACCAGTTCGACCAGTTCGACCAGAGCTTCGCCTCGCCCTCCGACGACGGGCGTCATGCGGCGACCGGCTGGCTGGTGCGCTTCGACCCGTCGAAGGTGACGCTCGCCGACAAAGTGCGGGTGCAGGGAACGCTGAGCTACACCGACGTGGGCGCGGGGGAGCTGGAGGTCGTCGCGGACCACACCTTCACCTACGCGCTGCAGCCCGCCGGTGCGGGGACCGGGTCCGCGACAGGCGTCTCGCTGTTCACCGTCCGCCGCGAACTGCACTTCCGCTTCGACCAGGAGGACCTGCGCCAGCACCGGGCGGAGCTCCAGATCGCCTACGTACAGGCCGGTCCGCAGGCCTGCTCCGCGGATGCGGCCGCCGTGCTCAGGCCGCTGCTCGCGGGCCAGCAGGCGACGGCCCAGGGACCGGCGGGCACCGATCCCTACGCCACCGGACAGGCCACCGCCTCGCTGTGCGGGACCCTGTCACCTAGCTCCCAGCCGAGCCCGGCTCCTCGTCATTCGTAG